In Primulina eburnea isolate SZY01 chromosome 3, ASM2296580v1, whole genome shotgun sequence, one DNA window encodes the following:
- the LOC140825588 gene encoding L-type lectin-domain containing receptor kinase VIII.1-like, protein MSRLSCGICSIVAKILLLSVFFAGNSISGTGFDFGTLTLTSLKLLGDAHLSNGSVRLTRDLTVPNSGAGKVLYSKPVKFRDPGTQNPASFSSFFSFSITNLNPSSIGGGLAFVISPDDQFIGDAGGFLGVMDRKNTQNGVVAVEFDTLMDIQFKDINGNHVGLNLNSMISTQVCDLDIIDVDLKSGDLVNSWVDYSGSTRIINVYVSYSNMKPKEPIISTTFDLNEYILNDFMFVGFSGSTQGSTEIHSIEWWSFSSFFDEDTGYNSVFPNVRSPPPPANLMNPTADTVKSPPPSSTPVESDHNDTAAIQETQKNSGKCHNQLCKDGPGAVVGVVTAGAFVLVCCAVALMWAYSKKIKGVKTHETLAADVIKMPREFSYKELKVATKEFDSHRVIGHGAFGTVYRGVLPATGEIVAVKRCSHSGQGKAEFLSELSIIGTLRHRNLVRLQGWCHEKGEILLVYDLMANGSLDKALFESRMVLPWPYRNKILLGVASALAYLHQECENQVIHRDIKASNIMLDEGFNARLGDFGLARQIEHDKSPDATVAAGTMGYLAPEYLLTGRATEKTDVFSYGAVVLEVASGRRPIEKEVIGVGKVGVSSNLVEWVWSLHREGRLMVASDPRLGNEYNEEEMRRVLMVGLACSHPDPMARPTMRVVVQMLVGEAEVPIVPRTKPTLSFSTSHLLMTLQDSVTDLNEMITLSTSSSENSFTCGGSSHGLDLV, encoded by the coding sequence ATGTCGCGTCTTTCATGTGGCATTTGTTCCATTGTTGCAAAGATTTTGCTTTTGTCTGTTTTTTTCGCCGGAAATTCCATCTCGGGTACTGGATTTGACTTCGGGACGCTGACTCTGACCAGCTTGAAGCTCCTCGGAGACGCGCATTTGAGCAATGGGAGCGTGAGGCTCACTCGAGATCTCACCGTCCCCAACTCCGGCGCAGGGAAAGTATTATACTCCAAGCCCGTCAAGTTCCGTGATCCGGGGACTCAGAACCCCGCGAGTTTttcctctttcttttctttctccATTACCAATCTGAACCCCTCCTCCATCGGCGGTGGCTTGGCTTTCGTAATTTCGCCCGACGATCAGTTCATAGGGGACGCCGGCGGGTTTCTCGGTGTCATGGACCGGAAGAACACCCAGAACGGCGTCGTGGCTGTGGAATTCGACACTCTAATGGACATTCAATTCAAGGACATCAACGGGAATCATGTGGGACTGAATTTGAACTCTATGATTTCAACCCAAGTTTGTGATTTGGATATAATCGACGTCGATCTCAAGAGCGGAGATCTGGTCAACTCGTGGGTCGATTATTCCGGGTCAACCCGGATCATCAATGTGTACGTATCGTATTCCAACATGAAGCCGAAAGAACCAATCATATCCACCACTTTTGATCTAAACGAGTACATACTGAACGATTTCATGTTTGTCGGGTTTTCCGGGTCGACCCAGGGGAGCACGGAGATCCACAGCATTGAGTGGTGGAGTTTCAGTTCTTTTTTCGACGAGGATACAGGTTACAACTCGGTGTTTCCGAATGTGAGATCGCCCCCACCTCCGGCCAATTTAATGAACCCAACGGCTGACACAGTCAAATCGCCGCCGCCTTCTTCGACGCCTGTGGAATCAGATCATAATGACACGGCAGCGATACAAGAAACTCAAAAAAATAGTGGTAAATGCCACAACCAGCTATGTAAGGATGGGCCGGGGGCGGTTGTCGGAGTTGTCACCGCCGGGGCATTCGTCCTGGTATGTTGTGCCGTAGCATTGATGTGGGCTTATTCCAAGAAAATCAAGGGAGTAAAAACACACGAGACATTGGCTGCTGATGTGATCAAAATGCCGAGGGAATTTAGCTACAAGGAGCTAAAAGTTGCTACAAAAGAATTCGATTCTCATAGAGTCATCGGACATGGTGCATTTGGAACGGTTTACAGAGGTGTATTGCCTGCCACGGGTGAAATTGTGGCGGTCAAGAGATGTAGCCACAGCGGACAGGGGAAGGCCGAGTTTTTATCAGAGTTGTCCATCATTGGTACACTCAGGCATAGAAATCTTGTTAGGCTTCAAGGTTGGTGCCACGAGAAGGGTGAAATTTTGTTGGTTTATGATTTGATGGCAAATGGGAGTCTGGACAAGGCATTGTTCGAGTCGAGAATGGTTTTACCTTGGCCTTATAGGAATAAGATTTTACTCGGTGTCGCTTCGGCTTTGGCATATTTACACCAAGAATGTGAAAACCAAGTGATTCATAGGGATATCAAGGCCAGCAACATTATGTTAGATGAAGGGTTCAATGCAAGATTAGGAGACTTTGGGTTAGCTAGACAGATTGAGCATGACAAGTCTCCGGATGCCACCGTGGCTGCAGGCACAATGGGATACTTGGCTCCTGAGTACTTGTTAACTGGCAGAGCAACAGAGAAAACCGACGTTTTTAGCTATGGAGCGGTTGTcctagaggtggcaagtgggCGGAGGCCTATTGAGAAAGAGGTTATAGGGGTAGGAAAAGTTGGGGTGAGTAGTAATTTGGTGGAATGGGTGTGGAGTTTGCATAGAGAAGGAAGGTTGATGGTGGCATCAGATCCGAGGCTCGGGAACGAGTACAATGAGGAGGAGATGAGACGAGTGCTAATGGTAGGGCTTGCATGTTCGCACCCCGACCCAATGGCTCGGCCTACGATGAGGGTCGTGGTTCAAATGCTGGTGGGTGAAGCTGAGGTCCCAATTGTACCACGAACTAAGCCAACTTTGAGTTTCAGCACATCCCACCTTTTGATGACGTTGCAAGATAGCGTGACTGATTTGAATGAGATGATTACCCTTTCCACATCCTCGTCTGAAAATAGTTTCACCTGTGGTGGTAGTAGTCACGGCCTAGACTTGGTGTGA
- the LOC140828062 gene encoding uncharacterized protein, translating into MASENCVICLVRAMDKLWFHQMILFPKPYSFLFPEIPKTYTQPHTRSPDYLSKNTSQSTCVITCQETSPVPSVIILNNSAQQEKASIQKRVGNEEITQQTRMARKESRNTRYLDLSTKILQKTMSWKSSGELELEEVKGFMDLGFTFKKENMNRRIMSLIPGLQRIQAYKNDSGNLKLLIDDYYYGTEQDEEEVGETNGVMRPYLSEAWLIKRPESPLLNLRIPRVSTAANMKKHLKFWARMVASAIHPESR; encoded by the exons ATGGCTTCTGAAAACTGTGTAATTTGCCTGGTAAGAGCCATGGACAAGCTCTGGTTTCACCAAATGATCCTATTTCCCAAACCCTATTCATTCCTTTTCCCTGAAATCCCCAAAACATACACGCAGCCCCACACGAGATCACCTGATTATTTGTCCAAAAACACCTCCCAGAGTACTTGTGTTATCACATGCCAAGAAACTTCACCTGTACCATCTGTAATAATATTGAATAATTCTGCTCAGCAG GAAAAAGCCAGCATACAAAAAAGGGTTGGCAATGAAGAAATTACACAGCAAACAAGAATGGCTCGAAAAGAATCAAGAAACACCAGGTACCTTGATTTATCGACGAAAATATTGCAGAAGACGATGAGTTGGAAGAGCTCAGGGGAGCTTGAGCTTGAAGAAGTGAAGGGTTTCATGGATTTGGGCTTCACTTTCAAGAAAGAAAACATGAACAGACGCATAATGAGCTTAATCCCTGGATTACAGAGAATCCAAGCGTACAAAAACGACTCTggtaatttgaaattattgatcgatgattattattatggcaccgAACAAGATGAAGAAGAAGTTGGCGAGACAAATGGGGTGATGAGGCCATATTTATCAGAGGCGTGGCTGATAAAAAGACCCGAATCTCCATTGTTGAATCTGAGGATTCCTAGGGTTTCAACTGCTGCGAATATGAAGAAACACTTGAAGTTTTGGGCTAGAATGGTGGCATCCGCGATTCACCCAGAATCTCGATAA
- the LOC140825589 gene encoding zinc finger protein JACKDAW-like isoform X1: MMSGDVFSALNSASAKFFHQESEVLNPNPSSNSQPIVAKKRRNLPGTPDPDAEVVALSPKTLMATNRFFCEICNKGFRRDQNLQLHRRGHNLPWKLKQRADKDQIKKKVYICPEKTCVHYDPARALGDLTGIKKHYSRKHGEKKWKCEKCSKKYAVQSDWKAHSKTCGTREYKCDCGTLFSRKDSFITHRAFCDALAEENSRNTVGCGINDQNFRNDLKNPNLINNIQPNLPTGFTNSASGFRPEFTSAAALFMDQDQQKPRLPLWLDHNPNLFMPSASTNFSEITSITSGDIFGLNSPMGNYANLSLSPLPLQPSLKEEPPLISKWNSNTMVANSGHSLYSDQKQINHWNYSSSIGSMSATALLQKAAQMGSTRSNPHFFGNTSGAMLDSSSSSPFQNRSEVHRIFRKQPKNTIAGSITNFNASTASNTINNSEPSMVQTQGTNSMLLHSGHLHGLGHSLTRDFLGMGGYDGDVVTFLPQELAKFASMKSDMGMSHPTNNNNP, from the exons ATGATGTCTGGTGACGTGTTTTCTGCTCTTAATTCAGCTTCTGCAAAATTCTTTCATCAAGAATCTGAAGtactaaaccctaaccctagcTCCAATTCCCAACCTATAGTAGCCAAGAAGAGAAGAAATCTACCTGGAACTCCTG ATCCAGATGCAGAAGTTGTCGCTCTTTCGCCAAAGACACTTATGGCTACTAACAGATTCTTCTGTGAAATCTGCAACAAGGGTTTTCGAAGAGACCAAAACCTGCAGCTTCATAGAAGAGGCCATAATCTTCCATGGAAGCTCAAGCAAAGAGCCGACAAAGATCAAATCAAGAAAAAGGTTTACATATGCCCAGAAAAGACCTGCGTCCACTACGATCCGGCCAGAGCCCTTGGTGATCTTACCGGAATTAAGAAGCATTACAGCCGAAAACATGGCGAAAAGAAGTGGAAATGTGAGAAATGTTCCAAGAAATATGCGGTTCAATCTGACTGGAAAGCTCATTCGAAAACTTGTGGTACTAGAGAGTATAAATGTGACTGTGGCACACTCTTTTCCAG GAAAGATAGTTTCATCACGCACCGGGCTTTCTGTGATGCCTTAGCTGAGGAAAATTCAAGAAATACAGTTGGTTGTGGAATTAATGATCAGAACTTCAGAAACGATCTAAAAAATCCAAATCTGATTAATAATATTCAACCTAATCTGCCGACTGGTTTCACCAACTCTGCAAGCGGATTTAGGCCAGAATTTACCAGTGCGGCAGCACTCTTCATGGATCAAGATCAGCAGAAGCCAAGATTACCGCTTTGGTTGGATCATAATCCCAATCTCTTCATGCCTTCTGCTTCAAcaaatttttcagaaattaCGTCGATAACTTCCGGTGACATTTTCGGTTTAAATTCACCAATGGGAAATTATGCTAATCTTTCTCTATCGCCGTTGCCGCTCCAACCAAGCTTGAAGGAGGAGCCTCCGCTTATAAGCAAATGGAACTCAAATACGATGGTGGCCAATTCAGGGCATTCACTATATTCTGATCAAAAGCAGATCAATCATTGGAATTATTCATCCTCAATAGGATCAATGTCTGCAACTGCGCTTCTACAAAAAGCAGCTCAAATGGGCTCAACTAGAAGCAATCCACATTTCTTCGGGAACACATCTGGAGCGATGCtcgattcttcttcttcttctccgtTTCAAAACAGAAGCGAAGTACATCGGATTTTCAGGAAACAACCGAAGAATACAATTGCTGGTTCAATCACGAATTTCAACGCCTCCACGGCGAGTAACACGATCAATAACTCAGAGCCATCGATGGTTCAGACACAAGGAACGAATTCAATGTTATTGCATTCGGGCCATTTGCATGGCCTGGGGCATAGCTTGACGAGGGATTTTCTTGGAATGGGCGGATATGACGGCGATGTCGTGACGTTCTTGCCTCAAGAACTGGCCAAATTTGCTTCCATGAAATCAGATATGGGGATGAGCCACcccactaataataataatccgTGA
- the LOC140825589 gene encoding zinc finger protein JACKDAW-like isoform X2 — protein sequence MMSGDVFSALNSASAKFFHQESEVLNPNPSSNSQPIVAKKRRNLPGTPDAEVVALSPKTLMATNRFFCEICNKGFRRDQNLQLHRRGHNLPWKLKQRADKDQIKKKVYICPEKTCVHYDPARALGDLTGIKKHYSRKHGEKKWKCEKCSKKYAVQSDWKAHSKTCGTREYKCDCGTLFSRKDSFITHRAFCDALAEENSRNTVGCGINDQNFRNDLKNPNLINNIQPNLPTGFTNSASGFRPEFTSAAALFMDQDQQKPRLPLWLDHNPNLFMPSASTNFSEITSITSGDIFGLNSPMGNYANLSLSPLPLQPSLKEEPPLISKWNSNTMVANSGHSLYSDQKQINHWNYSSSIGSMSATALLQKAAQMGSTRSNPHFFGNTSGAMLDSSSSSPFQNRSEVHRIFRKQPKNTIAGSITNFNASTASNTINNSEPSMVQTQGTNSMLLHSGHLHGLGHSLTRDFLGMGGYDGDVVTFLPQELAKFASMKSDMGMSHPTNNNNP from the exons ATGATGTCTGGTGACGTGTTTTCTGCTCTTAATTCAGCTTCTGCAAAATTCTTTCATCAAGAATCTGAAGtactaaaccctaaccctagcTCCAATTCCCAACCTATAGTAGCCAAGAAGAGAAGAAATCTACCTGGAACTCCTG ATGCAGAAGTTGTCGCTCTTTCGCCAAAGACACTTATGGCTACTAACAGATTCTTCTGTGAAATCTGCAACAAGGGTTTTCGAAGAGACCAAAACCTGCAGCTTCATAGAAGAGGCCATAATCTTCCATGGAAGCTCAAGCAAAGAGCCGACAAAGATCAAATCAAGAAAAAGGTTTACATATGCCCAGAAAAGACCTGCGTCCACTACGATCCGGCCAGAGCCCTTGGTGATCTTACCGGAATTAAGAAGCATTACAGCCGAAAACATGGCGAAAAGAAGTGGAAATGTGAGAAATGTTCCAAGAAATATGCGGTTCAATCTGACTGGAAAGCTCATTCGAAAACTTGTGGTACTAGAGAGTATAAATGTGACTGTGGCACACTCTTTTCCAG GAAAGATAGTTTCATCACGCACCGGGCTTTCTGTGATGCCTTAGCTGAGGAAAATTCAAGAAATACAGTTGGTTGTGGAATTAATGATCAGAACTTCAGAAACGATCTAAAAAATCCAAATCTGATTAATAATATTCAACCTAATCTGCCGACTGGTTTCACCAACTCTGCAAGCGGATTTAGGCCAGAATTTACCAGTGCGGCAGCACTCTTCATGGATCAAGATCAGCAGAAGCCAAGATTACCGCTTTGGTTGGATCATAATCCCAATCTCTTCATGCCTTCTGCTTCAAcaaatttttcagaaattaCGTCGATAACTTCCGGTGACATTTTCGGTTTAAATTCACCAATGGGAAATTATGCTAATCTTTCTCTATCGCCGTTGCCGCTCCAACCAAGCTTGAAGGAGGAGCCTCCGCTTATAAGCAAATGGAACTCAAATACGATGGTGGCCAATTCAGGGCATTCACTATATTCTGATCAAAAGCAGATCAATCATTGGAATTATTCATCCTCAATAGGATCAATGTCTGCAACTGCGCTTCTACAAAAAGCAGCTCAAATGGGCTCAACTAGAAGCAATCCACATTTCTTCGGGAACACATCTGGAGCGATGCtcgattcttcttcttcttctccgtTTCAAAACAGAAGCGAAGTACATCGGATTTTCAGGAAACAACCGAAGAATACAATTGCTGGTTCAATCACGAATTTCAACGCCTCCACGGCGAGTAACACGATCAATAACTCAGAGCCATCGATGGTTCAGACACAAGGAACGAATTCAATGTTATTGCATTCGGGCCATTTGCATGGCCTGGGGCATAGCTTGACGAGGGATTTTCTTGGAATGGGCGGATATGACGGCGATGTCGTGACGTTCTTGCCTCAAGAACTGGCCAAATTTGCTTCCATGAAATCAGATATGGGGATGAGCCACcccactaataataataatccgTGA
- the LOC140825590 gene encoding uncharacterized protein isoform X2, with the protein MSVSKRFRTYLSLFYESKAFTTRGSATRPREVRRYRVWQDVPVLVIVSMLAYFCFLEQLLVNKMGSSAIAISLPFSCILGLLASMTSTTMVRRRYAWIYATAQFALVVIFSHVFYSLLNVQAVLSVLLATFAGFGGAMCGTSILFEILKWRRNLNSLSNSQRDSAPQNQSSQAGDMAQMETQQQQNGVMNQGNNLGS; encoded by the exons ATGTCTGTAAGCAAGAGGTTCAGAACTTACCTGTCACTCTTTTACGAATCCAAAGCATTCACTACCAGAGGCTCTGCAACTCGTCCACGTGAAGTAAGACGATACAG GGTTTGGCAGGATGTTCCTGTTCTTGTGATTGTCAGCATGCTTGCATATTTTTGTTTTCTCGAGCAACTTCTG GTTAACAAAATGGGATCTAGTGCAATTGCCATATCGTTGCCGTTTTCCTGCATATTGGGTCTCCTAGCATCCATGACATCAACCACCATGG TAAGGAGAAGATATGCCTGGATATATGCCACTGCTCAGTTTGCATTGGTGGTTATTTTCTCACATGTGTTTTACTCTCTG CTTAACGTGCAAGCAGTTCTCTCTGTTCTTCTTGCCACATTTGCTGGTTTTGGAGGGGCAATGTGTGGAACTTCCATTCTTTTTGAGATTCTAAAGTGGAGGAGAAATTTGAATTCATTGTCGAATTCCCAACGTGACTCGGCACCACAAAATCAATCTTCGCAGGCTGGGGATATGGCTCAAATGGAAACACAGCAACAACAAAACGGAGTTATGAATCAAGGGAACAACCTTGGAAGTTAA
- the LOC140825590 gene encoding uncharacterized protein isoform X1, giving the protein MQNMEIAEENSLAKENDQGFSREVEESSEIVVEEPVVGQKRQNLFVQIPKTTVEGLAGDCVAINIPVSPMQTPKKVNFSPLPSPSQAKVFGSPGPSSSMGKSAVKNLLPKLSFKFRNSSLEMEKAAMLILGASPDTRGKPSINRAFSLTKIFTPKTTRTSSLPTSPVLHSNPESTRGGIRNVVVDEAKGGSMLSIHRSKSVPVLNKDGSTKQLEYLDSVFRVIPTTPRVSEQTTATATTSSTFDSDVNKNYAEDIPQEEAVCRICLVELGEGTDSMKMECSCRGELALAHQECAIKWFSIKGNKTCDVCKQEVQNLPVTLLRIQSIHYQRLCNSST; this is encoded by the exons ATGCAAAACATGGAAATAGCTGAAGAAAATTCATTAGCTAAAGAAAATGATCAGGGGTTTTCACGGGag GTTGAAGAATCAAGTGAAATTGTAGTGGAGGAACCGGTAGTTGGACAGAAAAGGCAAAATCTTTTTGTGCAGATACCCAAGACAACAGTGGAGGGATTGGCCGGGGATTGTGTGGCCATAAACATACCCGTTTCGCCTATGCAAACACCCAAGAAAGTCAATTTTTCGCCACTACCAAGCCCCAGTCAAGCAAAAGTTTTTGGATCTCCTGGTCCTTCATCGTCCATGGGAAAATCAGCTGTAAAGAATCTGCTTCCGAAGCTGAGCTTCAAATTTCGTAATTCGAGTTTAGAGATGGAAAAGGCCGCCATGCTAATACTCGGAGCTTCGCCTGACACACGTGGGAAGCCATCCATTAACAGGGCTTTTTCTCTGACAAAGATTTTTACTCCAAAAACGACGAGAACATCGTCTTTGCCAACTTCACCTGTTTTGCACTCGAATCCTGAGTCTACCCGTGGAGGAATTAGAAATGTTGTAGTTGATGAGGCT AAAGGTGGATCCATGCTATCGATACATCGTTCTAAATCAGTACCAGTGTTAAATAAAGATGGAAGCACCAAGCAATTGGAATATTTAGACAGTGTCTTTCGGGTGATTCCAACCACTCCACGTGTCTCAGAACAAACCACTGCAACTGCAACGACTAGTTCAACATTTGATTCAG ATGTAAATAAAAACTATGCAGAAGACATCCCTCAAGAAGAAGCCGTGTGCCGAATCTGCTTAGTGGAACTCGGTGAGGGAACAGACTCCATGAAAATGGAATGCAGCTGTAGAGGCGAACTCGCCCTAGCTCACCAGGAATGCGCGATTAAATGGTTTAGCATAAAGGGTAACAAAACTTGTGATGTCTGTAAGCAAGAGGTTCAGAACTTACCTGTCACTCTTTTACGAATCCAAAGCATTCACTACCAGAGGCTCTGCAACTCGTCCACGTGA
- the LOC140825591 gene encoding serine/threonine-protein kinase ATG1c-like codes for MAQSAKGGAVRFYSVGDYQLGNQIGAGSFSTVWHAHHRVHGTEVAIKEIVTARLNSKLQESLKSEILILKRINHPNIIHLHDMIEESGKMYIILEYCKGGDLSMFIQRRHGRIPEATAKHFMQQLAEGLKVLRESNLIHRDLKPQNLLLSTNEDNSVLKIADFGFARSLQPRGLAETLCGSPLYMAPEIMQLQKYDAKADLWSVGAILFQLATGKTPFTGSNQIQLLQNIIKSTELRFPPEARNLNPHCIDLCRKLLRRNPVERLTFEEFFNHPYLSQRETDQSIRNSQPLRVTAGFPLPEWNTEENTLEDCLPFSLDGDSSGPDQSPSFTRRSSVKPMHGFSLNLKADQREISNLRNRTDSLSKYSSVPQQTEISGPSPGSQRLSEGNLKESLDLGLLDNHPKVMDSLESIDWDYVFVPDPPMDLSFSGRASKPTQLPFKTECPSPESGNVTSSTSDPVSINATEIGRAGYIRNLDNRMSTAGTSQGSMDVADTSEQPSTHCTTRIKSLKRCASAISELVNKKIGEGKKLEAFSIQLVILAIWKQALDVCLAHAASAIEGIPSKETTKIKDISKMRQCPDRQECLDMNNSDMPDDIRFQIEQAFLGELRIAEELAEVVNPGIMEMPDAMELIYQSALALGKRGAVEEYMGNIENAVVIYSKAVDLLVCLLVEAPCLILNPPFSLTNTDRYRIRSYIDVLNYRYSISMSQKLALFRSENQPSLSETGDDT; via the exons ATGGCTCAATCGGCGAAGGGTGGCGCTGTGAGGTTTTACTCGGTGGGGGATTACCAGCTGGGGAATCAGATAGGCGCGGGTTCGTTCTCGACGGTTTGGCACGCTCACCACCGGGTGCACGGAACTGAAGTCGCGATTAAAGAAATCGTCACCGCTAGATTGAATTCCAAACTTCAAGAGAGCCTCAAGTCCGAGATTTTAATCCTTAAGAGGATTAATCACCCTAATATCATTCACTTACACGACATGATCGAG GAATCCGGaaagatgtatattattttggAGTACTGCAAAGGAGGAGACCTTTCGATGTTTATTCAAAGACGCCATGGAAGGATCCCTGAAGCAACTGCAAAGCACTTTATGCAGCAACTAG CGGAGGGTTTGAAAGTTCTTCGTGAATCCAACCTCATACATCGGGATCTAAAACCCCAG AATCTCCTCCTGTCCACAAATGAAGACAACAGTGTCTTGAAGATTGCTGATTTTGGCTTTGCAAG ATCTCTTCAACCTAGAGGTCTTGCGGAAACCTTGTGCGGTTCACCTTTGTACATGGCTCCAGAGATAATGCAGCTTCAGAAGTATGATGCCAAG GCAGATCTCTGGAGTGTTGGTGCAATTCTATTTCAACTTGCCACTGGGAAAACCCCTTTTACAGGAAGCAATCAGATACAA CTGCTCCagaacatcataaaatcaaccGAATTGCGATTTCCCCCTGAGGCAAGGAATTTGAATCCTCACTGCATTGATTTGTGCAGGAAACTGCTGAGGCGTAATCCAG TGGAGCGATTGACGTTTGAAGAATTTTTCAACCATCCCTATCTTTCTCAAAGGGAGACTGATCAATCGATCAG GAATAGTCAGCCACTAAGAGTAACTGCGGGATTCCCTCTTCCTGAGTGGAATACAGAAGAAAACACACTGGAAGATTGCTTGCCATTCAGTTTAGATGGCGATTCCAGTGGCCCTGATCAAAGTCCATCTTTTACGAGGAGATCTTCCGTGAAACCCATGCATGGATTTTCTCTCAATTTAAAAGCTGATCAAAGGGAAATTTCTAATCTCCGAAATAGAACAGATTCACTTTCTAAGTATAGTAGCGTCCCACAACAAACAGAAATTTCGGGTCCCAGTCCTGGCAGCCAGCGACTTTCAGAAGGAAACTTGAAAGAATCTCTAGATCTTGGATTACTAGATAACCATCCAAAAG TCATGGATTCGCTGGAGTCAATTGACTGGGATTATGTATTTGTGCCGGACCCTCCGATGGACCTATCGTTTTCAGGACGTGCTTCCAAGCCAACTCAGCTACCATTTAAAACTGAGTGTCCATCTCCTGAATCTGGAAACGTGACTTCCTCAACAAGTGATCCAGTGTCAATAAATGCTACAGAAATTGGTAGAGCTGGGTACATTAGAAATCTAGACAATCGGATGTCTACTGCTGGGACTTCACAAGGATCAATGGATGTAGCAGACACTTCAGAGCAGCCATCAACTCATTGCACAACTAGGATCAAGTCATTGAAACGTTGTGCATCTGCCATCTCTGAGTTAGTAAATAAGAAG ATTGGGGAAGGGAAGAAATTGGAAGCATTTTCAATTCAGCTTGTCATTCTTGCCATATGGAAGCAAGCATTGGACGTTTGTCTTGCTCATGCAGCTTCTGCTATTGAAGGAATTCCAAGCAAAGAGACTACAAAAATCAAAGACATCTCTAAGATGCGGCAATGTCCAGATAGGCAAGAGTGTCTCGATATGAATAACAGTGACATGCCTGATGATATCCGTTTTCAGATAGAGCAAGCATTTCTTGGGGAACTTCGGATTGCCGAGGAACTTGCAGAAGTTGTAAATCCTG GTATTATGGAGATGCCAGATGCAATGGAGCTCATTTATCAGTCTGCCCTTGCATTGGGCAAACGTGGAGCA GTGGAGGAGTATATGGGCAATATAGAGAATGCTGTGGTTATCTATTCAAAAGCAGTGGATTTACTTGTATGTCTTCTGGTAGAAGCACCTTGCCTCATCCTGAATCCTCCATTTTCTCTCACAAACACAGATCGATATCGTATACGAAGTTACATTGATGTCCTCAATTACAGATATAGCATTTCAATGTCTCAAAAACTGGCACTTTTCAGGTCCGAGAATCAGCCATCCCTATCGGAAACTGGTGATGATACatga